The genomic stretch ATTCATCGCGGCATCACTTCGGAGATTTACGGCGGTGGTGCAGAGTTGCGCATCAAGCAGGAAATTTTGTTAGGCATCGGCGGATGGAAATTGTTGCAGGCGTTAAACATTCATCCCGAAGTTTGTCATCTCAACGAAGGTCATGCTGCGTTTCTTATTCTGGAAAGAGCAAATGAATATATGAAAGCGGCGAATGTATCTTTTGAAGAAGCATTGACCGTTACGCGAGCAGGAAATCTATTTACCACGCACACCGCTGTGCCTGCGGGTTTCGACCATTTTTATCCTTCGCTGATGGAACAATTTTTTGCGGATTATGCCAATAAAGAATTGCACATCGATTTTCAGGATTTAATGGCGCTTGGCAGGCAAAATGCAGGCGATTTTTCCGAAAGTTTCAACATGGCTTATCTCGCTGTTCGCGGCTGCGGTGCGGTGAACGGTGTGAGCCAATTGCACGGCAGGGTGAGCCGTCATTTGTTTAGTCCGCTTTTTCCGCGCTGGGCAATTGCCGAAGTGCCTGTCGGTTCTGTTACCAACGGTGTGCATACGCCCACCTGGGATTCCGAACTTGCGGATAAATTATGGACAACGACCTGTGGCAAAAACCGCTGGCGCGACGAGACGGAAACTTTGGAAAATGATATTCAAAAATTATCCAAAGAAACACTCTGGAATTTCAGAAATGAATCAAGAAAATTGTTGGTTGATTTTGTAAGGGAAAAATTTGCTCGACAGGTTTCCGTTTCGGGCGAACCGGCGAATTTTGATAAAGATATTTTTCAGCACGAAACATTGACGCTTGGCTTTGCAAGACGTTTTGTTCCGTATAAAAGACCCAATCTTTTGTTGCACGATAAAGAAAGATTAGTTCGTTTGCTTACCAATAAAGATTGTCCCGTGCAGCTCGTAATTGCAGGCAAGGCGCCGCCTTACGACGAATCAGGCAAAGCGTTGATTCGCCAATGGGTGGAATTTATTGAGCAATATAACTTGTATCATCACGTCATTTTTCTCAGCGATTACGATATGTCGCTCTCGGAACATTTAGTGCAAGGCGTGGACGTGTGGCTCAACACGCCGCGCCGTCCGTGGGAAGCCTGCGGCACCAGCGGCATGAAGGTTTTGGTAAACGGCGGCATCAATCTTTCCGAACTCGACGGTTGGTGGGCGGAAGCCTACACGCCCGAAATTGGCTGGGCAATCGGCGATGGCTTGGAACATTCCGATGAAGCGGCTTGGGACGTCGCTGAGGCGGAAAGCTTATACCAACTTTTGGAACAACAAGTCGTGCCCGAATTTTACCGGCGCAATGAGAAAAATATTCCCGAAGCGTGGGTGGAAAGAATGCGTAAAAGCATGGCTACGCTTACGCCGCAGTTCTCTGCGAACCGCACCGTGCGCGAGTATGCCGAAAAATATTATTTGCCTGCGGCGGCGCAATACAAGCTGCGCGCGGCAGATAACGGGAAAATCGGGAAGGCGATTTTGCACACAAAAAATGAACTGAATAATATGTGGGCAAAAATAAAATTCGGCAATGTAGCGATTGGGCAAATCGACGGTGGTTATCAATTCGACGTGGAAATTTTATTGGAAGAAGGCAGGCTGGAAAATGTAGCTGTGGAAATGTTTGCCAACGGCATCAACGGCGCGGCACCGGAACACATAAAGATGCGCCGCGCTTCTGTTTCGGAAGATGGAAAAACTTATTTGTATGAAGCAAAAATTTTTACGCAAAGACCTTCGGACGATTATACGGCGCGCATTATTCCTGATTGTACAAACATTAATGTGCCGCTCGAATTAGAACTTATCCATTGGCAGCATTAGTGTTTTAATCTCAAAATTTTAGGCAAATGATACATTCCGAAAACCTGATATTAACGATTAACGCAGGCTCATCGAGCATAAAAATAGCGGTGTATGCAGCGGGCGAAAAACCTGTGTTGAAATTATCCGGAAAAATAGAGCATATCGGTTCGGAAAATAATTCATTAGTCATCAAAGAAGATAGCAAGGAAAGAAAAATTACGGTTAATACCGAATCTTTTCATTCAACAACTACATCGTTCATTGAATGGTTGGAAAAGCAGGAATGGTTTACGCAAGTCAAAGCAATCGGGCATCGCATCGTTCACGGAATGCAACATACGCAGGCGGAAATCATTACAGATGATTTATTGAAAGAATTACAAAGTATTGTTGATTACGACCCAGACCATCTTCCTTCGGAAATTGAAATCATCAATTTATTGAAAAAACAATTTCCGCAATTGGTGCAGGTGGCGTGTTTCGATACTGCTTTTCACACAACTATTCCCAACGTTGCAAAGCGTTTTGCCATCCCGAAAAAATATGATGAGCAGGGCATTCATCGTTACGGTTTTCACGGTATTTCTTACAGCTATCTGATGAATGAGTTGAGAGAGCAGAATCCGCCTGAAGCCGTAGGGCGTGTGGTTTTGGCGCATCTCGGCAACGGCGCAAGCATTGCCGCTGTGAAGGAAGGTAAATGTATCGATACAAGCATGGGCTTTACGCCCGCAGGCGGTATTGTGATGAGTTCGCGCAGCGGCGACCTCGACCCGGGCGTTGCGTGGTTTTTGATGCGCAAAGGAATGGACGCGAAACAGTTCAACAATATCATCAACCATCAATCGGGATTGTTGGGTATTTCAGGCATTTCAGCCGATATGCAACAATTGCTTTTGCAGGAAAAAGACAACGAAGATGCGGCTTTGGCAGTAGAAATATTTTGTTACCAAATTAAAAAATTCATCGGTGCCTACACGGCGGCTTTGAACGGCTTGGATGCGCTTGTTTTTTCCGGCGGCATCGGCGAAAACGCGGCAGTCATCCGCACACGGATTTGCAAAGGTTTGCAATATTTGGGAATAGAAATTTCTGCACAAAAAAATCAACACAATGAAAGAGAAATTTCTTCATCCGGCAGCAAAGTGAAAGTCTTTGTAATCCCGACGAATGAAGAATTGATGATGGCGAATCTCACAAATGAAATTTTAAATGGGCATAAAACCGAATGATATGGACGATATGAATATGAAAACACACGAGACAATGCACCATACGCATTCCAACCTTGATGCACATTCCATGAACCACAAGGGGCATAATCATCATGCCATGATGATTGCAGATTTTAAAAAGCGGTTTTATGTCGTGTTATTTCTTGCCATTCCGGTAGTGTTATTATCGCCCATGATACAACATCTTGTGGGTTTCACTTGGCGGTTTCCCGGCTCGTCTTATGTGTTGCTCGTTATTTCAACTATCATTTTTTTATACGGTGGGTTTCCTTTTTTGAAAGGATTAAAAAACGAATTGCGGCAAAAAAATCCCGGCATGATGACGCTGATAGGATTCGCCATCAGCGTTGCTTATATTTATAGCGCAGCAACTGTGTTCGGATTGAAAGGAACGGATTTTTTCTGGGAGCTGGCAACCTTAATCCTCATCATGCTTTTAGGGCATTGGATGGAAATGCAATCCATTGCCGGTGCGTCAAAATCGTTGGAACTGTTAGTACATTTAATGCCGTCCGACGCGCATTTACTGAAAGACGGAAATGTGCATGACGTTACAACCGATTCATTAAAAAAGGATGATATTATCTTAATAAAACCAGGCGAAAAAGTGGCTGCTGACGGCGTGATAACCGAAGGTGAATCTTACATAAATGAGTCTATGCTCACGGGCGAATCCAAGCCGGTGAAAAAAATCAAAGGCGACAAAGTGATTGCCGGTTCCATCAACGGAAACGGCGCCATTCAAATTAACGTGTCGAATGCATCCAAAGACTCCTATCTCGCGCAAGTCATCAGGCTCGTCGATGATGCGCAAAAAGCAAAATCAAAAACGCAGTTGCTGGCAGATAAAGCCGCGCGCTGGCTCACTGCTATTGCGCTGGCAGCGGGTATTATTACGTTTTTGTGCTGGTACGCAAGCGGGCACTCATTAGAGTTTTCCATTGCAAGAATGGTAACGGTAATTGTTATTTGTTGCCCACACGCGCTGGGATTGGCAGTCCCTTTGGTGGTGGCAAAATCCACTTCGCTGGCCGCAAAAAACGGTTTGCTAATTAAGGACAGAACGGCTTTTGAAAACGCAAGAAAAATTACGACTGTTGTGTTTGACAAAACAGGCACGCTTACCATAGGAAAGTTTGAAGTAGCGCGAATTGTTCCTGCAAAAAAAGATATAAGCGAAAATGAAATTATACAAACAGCAGCGGCGCTGGAACAAAACTCAGAACATCCGATTGCCACGGGCATTCTGCAAAAAGCGAAAGAATTAAATACACAAATTCCTGCGGCGGAAAATTTCAAAGCCATTCCGGGCAAAGGCGTCGAAGCAACTATTGACGGCAAGCAGACATTGGTGGTAAGTCCCGGCTATCTGAAAGAAAATAATATCACGTTTCCCGAAGGTTTTATTTCCAATGATTCGGAAACAATCGTGTTTGTCATCATTAATCACGAAACCGCCGGTTACATTGCGTTAGCGGACGCTATCCGCCCCGAATCGGCGGATGCTGTTGCTACGTTAAAAAAAGAAAATATCAAATCAATATTATTGACCGGCGATAACAGCAAAGTGGCAAAGACCGTAAGCGATACATTGAAGATGGATGGCTTTATTGCAGAAGTATTGCCGCACCAGAAAGCGGAAAAGATAAAGGAGCTGCAAAGCAAAGGCGAATTTATAGCCATGACGGGCGATGGCATCAACGACGCGCCGGCGCTGGCAGAAGCAAATGTTGGCATAGCAGTCGGCAGCGGCAGCGACATTGCCGCCGCTACTGCAGGCATCGTGCTGGTAAACAGCAACCCGGAAGATATTGCGAGCCTTATTTTATTCGGTAAAGCCACGTATAAAAAAATGTTGCAAAACCTGATATGGGCAACCGGCTACAATGTTGTTGCCATGCCGTTGGCGGCAGGCGTTTTGTATCATTGGGGAATTTTGCTAAGTCCCGCAGCCGGCGCGGCTTTGATGGCAATCAGCACCATCGTTGTCGCCATTAATGCAAGTATATTGAAGATAAAAAAGTAATAAATGTTTTTAAAAATATTAATCAATAAAATTCAATAAGATGGAAACACAAAATGCAACAAGAGAAGAATTATCAGAGGAATTATTAGAAAAAATGAACGCTTACTGGCGCGCCGCAAATTATTTGTCAGTCGGACAAATATATCTGCACGAAAATCCTTTATTGCGCGAACCCTTGAAGCCGGAACATATCAAAAGAATGTTGCTCGGTCATTGGGGAACAACGCCCGGACAAAATTTTGTGTATGCGCATCTCAATCGCATCATCAAAAAATATGATTTGGACATGGTATATATTTCCGGTCCGGGACACGGCGGTCCGGCGATTGTGGGCAATGTTTATCTTGAAGGAACATATAGCGAAGTCTATCCAGAAATTTCCGAAGACGAAGAAGGATTGAAAAAACTCTTTACGCAATTCTCTTTTCCCGGCGGCATTCCCAGCCATGTTTCTCCTGAATGTCCCGGCTCGATGCACGAAGGTGGCGAATTGGGCTATTCGCTGAGCCACGCATTTGGCGCGGTTTTCGACAATCCCGGTTTGATTGTCGCCTGTGTTGTCGGCGACGGCGAAGCGGAAACGGGACCGTTGGCAACGTCCTGGCATTCCAATAAATTTCTCAATCCACAGACCGACGGCGTAGTGCTGCCGATACTTCATTTGAACGGTTATAAAATTGCCAACCCGACGGTTCTTGCAAGAATTGGTAAAGAAGAATTGGAGAAATTGTTTTACGGTTACGGCTGGAAGCCTTATTTCATCGAAGGCGACGACCCGATGACGATGCACAAAAAAATGGCGGAATTGTTGGACACGGTAATTGAGGAAATAAAAGACATCAAACAATCTGCTGCGGAAAATCCCGGAGAAGACCGTCCGCGCTTCCCGATGATTATTTTAAAAACACCCAAAGGCTGGACGGGACCAAAGTTTGTAAACGGCTTGCCTGTCGAAGGCACTTTTCGCGCGCATCAGGTTCCGATTACCGACCCTGCGGAAAATCCCGAACATTTGAAGCAACTGGGAGAGTGGCTACAAAGTTACAAGCCCGAAGAATTGTTTGACGAAAAAGGAAGCCTTTTGCCAGAATTAAAAGCATTGGCGCCGCAAGGCGAAAAAAGAATGGGCGCCAACCCGCATAGCAACGGCGGTTTGCTGTTGAAAGATTTGCACATGCCCGATTTCAAAGAATACAGTTTAGAGCTGAAACGTAGAAGCGACACCGGTCCCGGCGATACGCTGGTGTTGGGCAGCTTTATCCGCGATGTGATAAAACTGAACATGGAATCCAGAAATTTCCGGCTCTTTGGTCCCGACGAAACATTGTCCAATAAATTAAATGCTGTGTTTGAAGCGACCAACCGGCAATGGGAAGGCGAAACGATTGACATAGATGAATTTTTGAAAAAAGAAGGTCGCGTGATGGAAATGCTGAGCGAGCACCAATGCGAAGGCTGGCTCGAAGGTTATTTGCTTACCGGACGGCACGGATTGTTTAATTGTTATGAAGCATTCATTCATATTGTCGATTCCATGTTTAACCAGCACGCAAAATGGCTGAAAGTTACGGCTGGCTTGCCTTGGCGTAGAAAATTGGCATCGCTGAATATTCTCTTGGCATCGCACGTGTGGCGGCAAGACCATAACGGTTTTACGCACCAGGACCCCGGATTTATCGACCATGTCGTAAACAAAAAAGCGGAGATTGTGCGGGTGTATCTTCCGCCGGATGCCAATTGTTTGTTGTCGGTTATGGACCATTGTTTGCGCAGCCGTCATTATGTGAATGTGGTGGTTGCCGGCAAACATCCGTCGCCGCAATGGCTGTCGATGGAAGAAGCTGTATTGCATTGCACCAAAGGCATCGGCATTTGGGAATGGGCGAGCAACGACGATGGCAAAGAACCGGACGTGGTGATGGCTTGCGCCGGCGACGTACCGACTCTGGAAACATTGGCTGCGGTGTCTATTCTCAGAAAAAATTTACCTGAATTAAAAATCCGTGTGGTAAATGTCGTGGATTTAATGAAGTTGCAACCTGCATCGGAACACCCGCACGGACTGAATGACAGCGACTTTGACGCTTTGTTTACCAAAAACAAACCCGTCATTTTTGCGTTCCATGCTTATCCCTGGCTCATTCATCGTTTGACGTATCGCCGCACCAATCACGATAATATTCACGTGCGCGGTTACAAAGAAGAAGGTACAATTACCACGCCTTTCGACATGACCGTGATGAACCAGCTCGACCGATTCGATTTGGTGCAGGACGTGATTGACCGCCTGCCGCAGTTAGGCGATAAAGGCGCTTA from Arachidicoccus sp. BS20 encodes the following:
- the glgP gene encoding alpha-glucan family phosphorylase, producing MPAKKYISNLPYALPEIEGMEALVELALDIRWSWNHAADKIWQAIAPKLWAQTHNPRVVLQSASRKKMEEVLADESFKNLLNEVVCARKEDAANDTWFSKNYSSSVLSCIAYFSMEYMLSEALPIYVGGLGNVAGDQLKSASDLGVPVVAVGLLYQQGYFRQEIDKYGNQQAIFPFNDPGQLPVMPVRLPDGQWLNIEINMSGFQLLLRAWQVQAGRVKLYLLDSNHPANLPIHRGITSEIYGGGAELRIKQEILLGIGGWKLLQALNIHPEVCHLNEGHAAFLILERANEYMKAANVSFEEALTVTRAGNLFTTHTAVPAGFDHFYPSLMEQFFADYANKELHIDFQDLMALGRQNAGDFSESFNMAYLAVRGCGAVNGVSQLHGRVSRHLFSPLFPRWAIAEVPVGSVTNGVHTPTWDSELADKLWTTTCGKNRWRDETETLENDIQKLSKETLWNFRNESRKLLVDFVREKFARQVSVSGEPANFDKDIFQHETLTLGFARRFVPYKRPNLLLHDKERLVRLLTNKDCPVQLVIAGKAPPYDESGKALIRQWVEFIEQYNLYHHVIFLSDYDMSLSEHLVQGVDVWLNTPRRPWEACGTSGMKVLVNGGINLSELDGWWAEAYTPEIGWAIGDGLEHSDEAAWDVAEAESLYQLLEQQVVPEFYRRNEKNIPEAWVERMRKSMATLTPQFSANRTVREYAEKYYLPAAAQYKLRAADNGKIGKAILHTKNELNNMWAKIKFGNVAIGQIDGGYQFDVEILLEEGRLENVAVEMFANGINGAAPEHIKMRRASVSEDGKTYLYEAKIFTQRPSDDYTARIIPDCTNINVPLELELIHWQH
- a CDS encoding acetate/propionate family kinase; this translates as MIHSENLILTINAGSSSIKIAVYAAGEKPVLKLSGKIEHIGSENNSLVIKEDSKERKITVNTESFHSTTTSFIEWLEKQEWFTQVKAIGHRIVHGMQHTQAEIITDDLLKELQSIVDYDPDHLPSEIEIINLLKKQFPQLVQVACFDTAFHTTIPNVAKRFAIPKKYDEQGIHRYGFHGISYSYLMNELREQNPPEAVGRVVLAHLGNGASIAAVKEGKCIDTSMGFTPAGGIVMSSRSGDLDPGVAWFLMRKGMDAKQFNNIINHQSGLLGISGISADMQQLLLQEKDNEDAALAVEIFCYQIKKFIGAYTAALNGLDALVFSGGIGENAAVIRTRICKGLQYLGIEISAQKNQHNEREISSSGSKVKVFVIPTNEELMMANLTNEILNGHKTE
- a CDS encoding copper-translocating P-type ATPase — encoded protein: MGIKPNDMDDMNMKTHETMHHTHSNLDAHSMNHKGHNHHAMMIADFKKRFYVVLFLAIPVVLLSPMIQHLVGFTWRFPGSSYVLLVISTIIFLYGGFPFLKGLKNELRQKNPGMMTLIGFAISVAYIYSAATVFGLKGTDFFWELATLILIMLLGHWMEMQSIAGASKSLELLVHLMPSDAHLLKDGNVHDVTTDSLKKDDIILIKPGEKVAADGVITEGESYINESMLTGESKPVKKIKGDKVIAGSINGNGAIQINVSNASKDSYLAQVIRLVDDAQKAKSKTQLLADKAARWLTAIALAAGIITFLCWYASGHSLEFSIARMVTVIVICCPHALGLAVPLVVAKSTSLAAKNGLLIKDRTAFENARKITTVVFDKTGTLTIGKFEVARIVPAKKDISENEIIQTAAALEQNSEHPIATGILQKAKELNTQIPAAENFKAIPGKGVEATIDGKQTLVVSPGYLKENNITFPEGFISNDSETIVFVIINHETAGYIALADAIRPESADAVATLKKENIKSILLTGDNSKVAKTVSDTLKMDGFIAEVLPHQKAEKIKELQSKGEFIAMTGDGINDAPALAEANVGIAVGSGSDIAAATAGIVLVNSNPEDIASLILFGKATYKKMLQNLIWATGYNVVAMPLAAGVLYHWGILLSPAAGAALMAISTIVVAINASILKIKK
- a CDS encoding phosphoketolase family protein translates to METQNATREELSEELLEKMNAYWRAANYLSVGQIYLHENPLLREPLKPEHIKRMLLGHWGTTPGQNFVYAHLNRIIKKYDLDMVYISGPGHGGPAIVGNVYLEGTYSEVYPEISEDEEGLKKLFTQFSFPGGIPSHVSPECPGSMHEGGELGYSLSHAFGAVFDNPGLIVACVVGDGEAETGPLATSWHSNKFLNPQTDGVVLPILHLNGYKIANPTVLARIGKEELEKLFYGYGWKPYFIEGDDPMTMHKKMAELLDTVIEEIKDIKQSAAENPGEDRPRFPMIILKTPKGWTGPKFVNGLPVEGTFRAHQVPITDPAENPEHLKQLGEWLQSYKPEELFDEKGSLLPELKALAPQGEKRMGANPHSNGGLLLKDLHMPDFKEYSLELKRRSDTGPGDTLVLGSFIRDVIKLNMESRNFRLFGPDETLSNKLNAVFEATNRQWEGETIDIDEFLKKEGRVMEMLSEHQCEGWLEGYLLTGRHGLFNCYEAFIHIVDSMFNQHAKWLKVTAGLPWRRKLASLNILLASHVWRQDHNGFTHQDPGFIDHVVNKKAEIVRVYLPPDANCLLSVMDHCLRSRHYVNVVVAGKHPSPQWLSMEEAVLHCTKGIGIWEWASNDDGKEPDVVMACAGDVPTLETLAAVSILRKNLPELKIRVVNVVDLMKLQPASEHPHGLNDSDFDALFTKNKPVIFAFHAYPWLIHRLTYRRTNHDNIHVRGYKEEGTITTPFDMTVMNQLDRFDLVQDVIDRLPQLGDKGAYLKQEMKDKLIEHKQYIVANGIDMPEVRDWSWGV